Proteins co-encoded in one Papaver somniferum cultivar HN1 chromosome 5, ASM357369v1, whole genome shotgun sequence genomic window:
- the LOC113278526 gene encoding mechanosensitive ion channel protein 2, chloroplastic-like, with translation MQSLSRGTPNGVAISPLPNQRITIYSNLIRFSSSPFKLPSTRSLPGSRLKVCSSMKFIPNVAKQTSTSMITETSSLIPHKIGLLVKVIIAFGLLRVGLELIHKLLRWDFLDVNDLITTQFDGREIFGFVERKELFGITVKMNDGERVFISKRKSNGVITKFDHQVKNGERVNWRFTMELEVEMSQVDRIKKEICKILEEDENLVQEDSFVVECHFDFPNRTVVLLVSCFTKTDTHEDYFAIRDALLLKLRQAY, from the exons ATGCAATCGTTGAGTAGAGGAACTCCCAATGGAGTTGCAATATCTCCATTACCAAACCAAAGAATTACAATTTATTCCAATCTCATTAGGTTTTCCTCCTCCCCATTCAAACTTCCCAGCACACGCTCACTTCCAGGGTCAAGATTGAAAGTTTGTAGTTCCATGAAATTCATCCCTAATGTTGCGAAACAGACTTCTACTTCGATGATCACTGAAACAAGTTCACTAATTCCTCATAAAATTGGACTACTTGTTAAAGTTATTATAGCCTTTGGTCTTTTGAGAGTGGGTTTAGAGCTGATTCATAAACTTTTGAGGTGGGACTTCCTAGATGTTAATGACCTGATAACAACTCAATTTGATGGAAGAGAAATCTTTGGATTTGTTGAAAGAAAAGAATTGTTTGGTATAACAGTTAAGATGAATGATGGAGAACGGGTTTTTAtttcaaaacgaaaatcaaatgGTGTTATCACCAAGTTTGATCATCAAGTGAAGAATGGAGAGCGTGTTAATTGGAGATTTACAATGGAGCTGGAGGTTGAAATGAGTCAGGTTGACAGAATTAAGAAAGAAATCTGTAAGATCTTGGAAGAGGACGAAAATTTGGTGCAAGAAGATTCTTTTGTCGTTGAATGTCACTTTGATTTTCCTAATAGAACAGTAGTG TTACTAGTGTCCTGCTTTACCAAGACTGACACACATGAGGATTACTTCGCAATTAGA GATGCCTTGCTTCTAAAATTGAGGCAAGCTTATTGA